In the Helianthus annuus cultivar XRQ/B chromosome 11, HanXRQr2.0-SUNRISE, whole genome shotgun sequence genome, one interval contains:
- the LOC110930802 gene encoding glucan endo-1,3-beta-glucosidase 8, with amino-acid sequence MSGVKSVIWVYLMGLFWMSLEVQGLGVNWGTMATHKMDPKTVVQMMKDNGINKVKLFEAEPSTMSALAGSGIEVMIAIPNDMLLDMNDYSRAKKFVQRNITRYNFNGGVDIKYVAVGNEPFLKTYNGSFSKTTFPALQNIQNAINEAGYGDKIKATVPSNADVYGSPDDNPVPSAGRFRPDINDQMVEMVQFLAKNNAPFTVNIYPFLSLYGNEHFPVDFAFFDGAPQPVVDNGIQYTNVFDANYDTLVSALKAAGHADMPIIVGEVGWPTDGDKNANINMAYRFYNGLLPRLAANKGTPLRPGAIEVYLFGLIDEDAKSIAPGSFERHWGIFRYDGQPKFGMDISGRGQNSLLVPAQNVRYLEKQWCEFNPDAKDLSKLGENINYACTFADCTPLGYGSSCNGLDANANASYAFNAYFQAQNQNEAACMFQGLARITTDNISTPTCSFNIQIVGTYSSSASRASVYLFVYAMIVVVFLL; translated from the exons atgtcAGGGGTGAAAAGTGTAATTTGGGTATACTTGATGGGCCTGTTTTGGATGAGTTTAGAAGTGCAGGGGCTGGGGGTAAACTGGGGAACTATGGCGACTCATAAGATGGATCCGAAAACGGTGGTGCAGATGATGAAAGATAACGGGATAAATAAAGTGAAGCTGTTTGAAGCCGAGCCGTCGACTATGAGCGCGCTAGCCGGCTCCGGGATTGAAGTTATGATTGCTATACCGAATGATATGCTACTGGATATGAATGATTATAGCCGAGCTAAGAAGTTTGTTCAACGGAATATTACTCGGTATAATTTTAACGGCGGTGTTGATATCAA ATATGTTGCTGTTGGCAATGAGCCATTTCTTAAAACATATAATGGGTCATTTTCCAAAACAACCTTCCCAGCACTCCAAAATATCCAAAATGCCATTAATGAGGCCGGGTATGGCGACAAGATCAAAGCAACAGTACCCTCAAACGCGGATGTTTACGGTTCCCCAGACGACAACCCGGTCCCATCCGCGGGCCGCTTCCGGCCCGACATAAACGACCAAATGGTCGAGATGGTCCAGTTCCTAGCCAAAAATAACGCACCCTTCACCGTTAACATATACCCCTTCTTAAGTCTTTACGGAAACGAACACTTCCCGGTCGATTTCGCCTTCTTTGACGGTGCACCACAACCCGTGGTCGATAACGGGATACAATACACCAACGTGTTCGACGCCAATTACGACACGTTAGTGTCGGCGTTAAAGGCGGCAGGTCACGCTGACATGCCGATTATTGTCGGGGAGGTCGGGTGGCCGACTGACGGTGATAAAAACGCCAATATTAATATGGCGTATCGGTTCTATAACGGGCTTTTACCCCGCCTCGCCGCCAACAAAGGGACCCCGCTTCGGCCCGGGGCAATAGAAGTTTACCTTTTCGGGCTCATTGATGAGGATGCAAAAAGCATCGCCCCGGGCAGCTTCGAACGGCATTGGGGTATTTTTAGATACGACGGGCAGCCCAAGTTTGGGATGGATATTTCGGGTCGGGGGCAAAACTCTCTTTTGGTACCGGCCCAGAACGTGCGTTATTTAGAGAAACAGTGGTGCGAGTTTAACCCGGATGCAAAAGATTTGAGCAAACTTGGGGAAAACATTAACTACGCTTGTACTTTTGCTGATTGTACACCGCTCGGGTATGGTTCTTCGTGTAACGGGTTGGATGCAAATGCGAATGCTTCGTACGCGTTTAATGCGTATTTTCAGGCGCAAAATCAAAACGAAGCGGCGTGTATGTTTCAAGGTTTGGCTAGGATCACGACGGATAATATCTCGACCCCGACTTGCAGTTTTAATATCCAGATAGTCGGGACATACTCGTCGTCGGCTTCGCGTGCATCGGTTTACCTTTTCGTATACGCGATGATTGTTGTGGTTTTCTTGTTATAG